The following are encoded in a window of Chlorocebus sabaeus isolate Y175 chromosome 10, mChlSab1.0.hap1, whole genome shotgun sequence genomic DNA:
- the BIN1 gene encoding myc box-dependent-interacting protein 1 isoform X5 — protein MMRKVLQKLGKADETKDEQFEQCVQNFNKQLTEGTRLQKDLRTYLASVKAMHEASKKLNECLQEVYEPDWPGRDEANKIAENNDLLWMDYHQKLVDQALLTMDTYLGQFPDIKSRIAKRGRKLVDYDSARHHYESLQTAKKKDEAKIAKAEEELIKAQKVFEEMNVDLQEELPSLWNSRVGFYVNTFQSIAGLEENFHKEMSKLNQNLNDVLISLEKQHGSNTFTVKAQPSDNAPAKGNKSPSPPDGSPAATPEIRVNHEPEPAGGATPGATLPKSPSQLRKGPPVPPPPKHTPSKEVKQEQILSLFEDTFVPEISVTTPSQFEAPGPFSEQASLLDLDFDPLPPVTSPVKAPTPSGQSIPWDLWEPTESPAGSLPSGEPSAAEGTFAVSWPSQTAEPGPAQPAEASEVAGGTQPAAGAQEPGETAASEAASSSLPAVVVETFPATVNGTVEGGSGAGRLDLPPGFMFKVQAQHDYTATDTDELQLKAGDVVLVIPFQNPEEQDEGWLMGVKESDWNQHKELEKCRGVFPENFTERVP, from the exons ATGATGCGGAAG GTTCTCCAGAAGCTAGGAAAGGCAGATGAGACCAAGGATGAGCAGTTTGAGCAGTGCGTCCAGAATTTCAACAAGCAGCTG ACTGAGGGCACCCGGCTGCAGAAGGATCTCCGGACCTACCTGGCCTCTGTCAAAG CCATGCACGAGGCTTCCAAGAAGCTGAATGAGTGTCTGCAGGAGGTGTATGAGCCCGACTGGCCTGGCAGGGATGAGGCAAACAAGATCGCAGAG AACAACGACCTGCTGTGGATGGATTACCACCAGAAGCTGGTGGACCAGGCGCTGCTGACCATGGACACGTACCTGGGCCAGTTCCCTGACATCAAG TCACGCATCGCCAAACGGGGGCGCAAGCTGGTGGACTACGACAGTGCCCGGCACCACTACGAGTCCCTTCAAACTGCCAAAAAGAAGGATGAAGCCAAAATCGCCAAG GCCGAGGAGGAGCTCATCAAAGCCCAGAAGGTGTTTGAGGAGATGAATGTGGATCTGCAGGAGGAGCTGCCCTCCCTATGGAACAG CCGCGTAGGTTTCTACGTCAACACGTTCCAGAGCATCGCGGGCCTAGAGGAAAACTTCCACAAGGAGATGAGCAAG CTCAACCAGAACCTCAACGACGTGCTGATCAGCCTGGAGAAGCAGCACGGGAGCAACACCTTCACGGTCAAGGCCCAGCCCAG TGACAACGCGCCTGCAAAAGGGAACAAGAGCCCTTCACCTCCAGATGGCTCCCCTGCCGCCACCCCCGAGATCAGAGTCAACCACGAGCCAGAGCCAGCCGGCGGGGCCACGCCCGGAGCCACCCTCCCCAAGTCCCCATCTCAG CTCCGGAAAGGCCCACCAGTCCCTCCGCCTCCCAAACACACCCCGTCCAAGGAGGTCAAGCAGGAGCAGATCCTCAGCCTGTTTGAGGACACGTTTGTCCCTGAGATCAGCGTGACCACCCCCTCCCAG TTTGAGGCCCCGGGGCCTTTCTCGGAGCAGGCCAGTCTGCTGGACCTGGACTTTGACCCCCTCCCGCCCGTGACGAGCCCCGTGAAGGCACCCACGCCCTCCGGTCAG TCAATTCCCTGGGATCTCTGGGAG CCCACAGAGAGTCCAGCCGGCAGCCTGCCTTCCGGGGAGCCCAGCGCTGCCGAGGGCACCTTTGCTGTGTCCTGGCCCAGCCAGACGGCCGAACCGGGGCCTGCCCAA CCAGCAGAGGCCTCGGAGGTGGCGGGTGGGACCCAACCTgcggctggagcccaggagccagGGGAGACGGCGGCAAGTGAAGCAGCCTCC AGCTCTCTTCCTGCTGTCGTGGTGGAGACCTTCCCAGCAACTGTGAATGGCACCGTGGAGGGCGGCAGTGGGGCCGGGCGCCTGGACCTGCCCCCAGGTTTCATGTTCAAG GTACAGGCCCAGCACGACTACACGGCCACCGACACAGATGAGCTGCAGCTCAAGGCTGGCGACGTGGTGCTGGTGATCCCCTTCCAGAACCCTGAAGAGCAG GATGAAGGCTGGCTCATGGGCGTGAAGGAGAGCGACTGGAACCAGCACAAGGAGCTGGAGAAGTGCCGCGGGGTCTTCCCCGAGAACTTCACGGAGAGGGTCCCGTGA
- the BIN1 gene encoding myc box-dependent-interacting protein 1 isoform X2, whose amino-acid sequence MMRKVLQKLGKADETKDEQFEQCVQNFNKQLTEGTRLQKDLRTYLASVKAMHEASKKLNECLQEVYEPDWPGRDEANKIAENNDLLWMDYHQKLVDQALLTMDTYLGQFPDIKSRIAKRGRKLVDYDSARHHYESLQTAKKKDEAKIAKPVSLLEKAAPQWCQGKLQAHLVAQTNLLRNQAEEELIKAQKVFEEMNVDLQEELPSLWNSRVGFYVNTFQSIAGLEENFHKEMSKLNQNLNDVLISLEKQHGSNTFTVKAQPSDNAPAKGNKSPSPPDGSPAATPEIRVNHEPEPAGGATPGATLPKSPSQLRKGPPVPPPPKHTPSKEVKQEQILSLFEDTFVPEISVTTPSQFEAPGPFSEQASLLDLDFDPLPPVTSPVKAPTPSGQSIPWDLWEPTESPAGSLPSGEPSAAEGTFAVSWPSQTAEPGPAQPAEASEVAGGTQPAAGAQEPGETAASEAASSSLPAVVVETFPATVNGTVEGGSGAGRLDLPPGFMFKVQAQHDYTATDTDELQLKAGDVVLVIPFQNPEEQDEGWLMGVKESDWNQHKELEKCRGVFPENFTERVP is encoded by the exons ATGATGCGGAAG GTTCTCCAGAAGCTAGGAAAGGCAGATGAGACCAAGGATGAGCAGTTTGAGCAGTGCGTCCAGAATTTCAACAAGCAGCTG ACTGAGGGCACCCGGCTGCAGAAGGATCTCCGGACCTACCTGGCCTCTGTCAAAG CCATGCACGAGGCTTCCAAGAAGCTGAATGAGTGTCTGCAGGAGGTGTATGAGCCCGACTGGCCTGGCAGGGATGAGGCAAACAAGATCGCAGAG AACAACGACCTGCTGTGGATGGATTACCACCAGAAGCTGGTGGACCAGGCGCTGCTGACCATGGACACGTACCTGGGCCAGTTCCCTGACATCAAG TCACGCATCGCCAAACGGGGGCGCAAGCTGGTGGACTACGACAGTGCCCGGCACCACTACGAGTCCCTTCAAACTGCCAAAAAGAAGGATGAAGCCAAAATCGCCAAG cctgtcTCGCTGCTTGAGAAAGCCGCCCCCCAGTGGTGCCAAGGCAAACTGCAGGCTCATCTCGTAGCTCAAACTAACCTGCTCCGAAATCAG GCCGAGGAGGAGCTCATCAAAGCCCAGAAGGTGTTTGAGGAGATGAATGTGGATCTGCAGGAGGAGCTGCCCTCCCTATGGAACAG CCGCGTAGGTTTCTACGTCAACACGTTCCAGAGCATCGCGGGCCTAGAGGAAAACTTCCACAAGGAGATGAGCAAG CTCAACCAGAACCTCAACGACGTGCTGATCAGCCTGGAGAAGCAGCACGGGAGCAACACCTTCACGGTCAAGGCCCAGCCCAG TGACAACGCGCCTGCAAAAGGGAACAAGAGCCCTTCACCTCCAGATGGCTCCCCTGCCGCCACCCCCGAGATCAGAGTCAACCACGAGCCAGAGCCAGCCGGCGGGGCCACGCCCGGAGCCACCCTCCCCAAGTCCCCATCTCAG CTCCGGAAAGGCCCACCAGTCCCTCCGCCTCCCAAACACACCCCGTCCAAGGAGGTCAAGCAGGAGCAGATCCTCAGCCTGTTTGAGGACACGTTTGTCCCTGAGATCAGCGTGACCACCCCCTCCCAG TTTGAGGCCCCGGGGCCTTTCTCGGAGCAGGCCAGTCTGCTGGACCTGGACTTTGACCCCCTCCCGCCCGTGACGAGCCCCGTGAAGGCACCCACGCCCTCCGGTCAG TCAATTCCCTGGGATCTCTGGGAG CCCACAGAGAGTCCAGCCGGCAGCCTGCCTTCCGGGGAGCCCAGCGCTGCCGAGGGCACCTTTGCTGTGTCCTGGCCCAGCCAGACGGCCGAACCGGGGCCTGCCCAA CCAGCAGAGGCCTCGGAGGTGGCGGGTGGGACCCAACCTgcggctggagcccaggagccagGGGAGACGGCGGCAAGTGAAGCAGCCTCC AGCTCTCTTCCTGCTGTCGTGGTGGAGACCTTCCCAGCAACTGTGAATGGCACCGTGGAGGGCGGCAGTGGGGCCGGGCGCCTGGACCTGCCCCCAGGTTTCATGTTCAAG GTACAGGCCCAGCACGACTACACGGCCACCGACACAGATGAGCTGCAGCTCAAGGCTGGCGACGTGGTGCTGGTGATCCCCTTCCAGAACCCTGAAGAGCAG GATGAAGGCTGGCTCATGGGCGTGAAGGAGAGCGACTGGAACCAGCACAAGGAGCTGGAGAAGTGCCGCGGGGTCTTCCCCGAGAACTTCACGGAGAGGGTCCCGTGA
- the BIN1 gene encoding myc box-dependent-interacting protein 1 isoform X18 — MMRKVLQKLGKADETKDEQFEQCVQNFNKQLTEGTRLQKDLRTYLASVKAMHEASKKLNECLQEVYEPDWPGRDEANKIAENNDLLWMDYHQKLVDQALLTMDTYLGQFPDIKSRIAKRGRKLVDYDSARHHYESLQTAKKKDEAKIAKAEEELIKAQKVFEEMNVDLQEELPSLWNSRVGFYVNTFQSIAGLEENFHKEMSKLNQNLNDVLISLEKQHGSNTFTVKAQPSDNAPAKGNKSPSPPDGSPAATPEIRVNHEPEPAGGATPGATLPKSPSQSSLPAVVVETFPATVNGTVEGGSGAGRLDLPPGFMFKVQAQHDYTATDTDELQLKAGDVVLVIPFQNPEEQDEGWLMGVKESDWNQHKELEKCRGVFPENFTERVP; from the exons ATGATGCGGAAG GTTCTCCAGAAGCTAGGAAAGGCAGATGAGACCAAGGATGAGCAGTTTGAGCAGTGCGTCCAGAATTTCAACAAGCAGCTG ACTGAGGGCACCCGGCTGCAGAAGGATCTCCGGACCTACCTGGCCTCTGTCAAAG CCATGCACGAGGCTTCCAAGAAGCTGAATGAGTGTCTGCAGGAGGTGTATGAGCCCGACTGGCCTGGCAGGGATGAGGCAAACAAGATCGCAGAG AACAACGACCTGCTGTGGATGGATTACCACCAGAAGCTGGTGGACCAGGCGCTGCTGACCATGGACACGTACCTGGGCCAGTTCCCTGACATCAAG TCACGCATCGCCAAACGGGGGCGCAAGCTGGTGGACTACGACAGTGCCCGGCACCACTACGAGTCCCTTCAAACTGCCAAAAAGAAGGATGAAGCCAAAATCGCCAAG GCCGAGGAGGAGCTCATCAAAGCCCAGAAGGTGTTTGAGGAGATGAATGTGGATCTGCAGGAGGAGCTGCCCTCCCTATGGAACAG CCGCGTAGGTTTCTACGTCAACACGTTCCAGAGCATCGCGGGCCTAGAGGAAAACTTCCACAAGGAGATGAGCAAG CTCAACCAGAACCTCAACGACGTGCTGATCAGCCTGGAGAAGCAGCACGGGAGCAACACCTTCACGGTCAAGGCCCAGCCCAG TGACAACGCGCCTGCAAAAGGGAACAAGAGCCCTTCACCTCCAGATGGCTCCCCTGCCGCCACCCCCGAGATCAGAGTCAACCACGAGCCAGAGCCAGCCGGCGGGGCCACGCCCGGAGCCACCCTCCCCAAGTCCCCATCTCAG AGCTCTCTTCCTGCTGTCGTGGTGGAGACCTTCCCAGCAACTGTGAATGGCACCGTGGAGGGCGGCAGTGGGGCCGGGCGCCTGGACCTGCCCCCAGGTTTCATGTTCAAG GTACAGGCCCAGCACGACTACACGGCCACCGACACAGATGAGCTGCAGCTCAAGGCTGGCGACGTGGTGCTGGTGATCCCCTTCCAGAACCCTGAAGAGCAG GATGAAGGCTGGCTCATGGGCGTGAAGGAGAGCGACTGGAACCAGCACAAGGAGCTGGAGAAGTGCCGCGGGGTCTTCCCCGAGAACTTCACGGAGAGGGTCCCGTGA
- the BIN1 gene encoding myc box-dependent-interacting protein 1 isoform X1, which translates to MAEMGSKGVTAGKIASNVQKKLTRAQEKVLQKLGKADETKDEQFEQCVQNFNKQLTEGTRLQKDLRTYLASVKAMHEASKKLNECLQEVYEPDWPGRDEANKIAENNDLLWMDYHQKLVDQALLTMDTYLGQFPDIKSRIAKRGRKLVDYDSARHHYESLQTAKKKDEAKIAKPVSLLEKAAPQWCQGKLQAHLVAQTNLLRNQAEEELIKAQKVFEEMNVDLQEELPSLWNSRVGFYVNTFQSIAGLEENFHKEMSKLNQNLNDVLISLEKQHGSNTFTVKAQPSDNAPAKGNKSPSPPDGSPAATPEIRVNHEPEPAGGATPGATLPKSPSQLRKGPPVPPPPKHTPSKEVKQEQILSLFEDTFVPEISVTTPSQFEAPGPFSEQASLLDLDFDPLPPVTSPVKAPTPSGQSIPWDLWEPTESPAGSLPSGEPSAAEGTFAVSWPSQTAEPGPAQPAEASEVAGGTQPAAGAQEPGETAASEAASSSLPAVVVETFPATVNGTVEGGSGAGRLDLPPGFMFKVQAQHDYTATDTDELQLKAGDVVLVIPFQNPEEQDEGWLMGVKESDWNQHKELEKCRGVFPENFTERVP; encoded by the exons GTTCTCCAGAAGCTAGGAAAGGCAGATGAGACCAAGGATGAGCAGTTTGAGCAGTGCGTCCAGAATTTCAACAAGCAGCTG ACTGAGGGCACCCGGCTGCAGAAGGATCTCCGGACCTACCTGGCCTCTGTCAAAG CCATGCACGAGGCTTCCAAGAAGCTGAATGAGTGTCTGCAGGAGGTGTATGAGCCCGACTGGCCTGGCAGGGATGAGGCAAACAAGATCGCAGAG AACAACGACCTGCTGTGGATGGATTACCACCAGAAGCTGGTGGACCAGGCGCTGCTGACCATGGACACGTACCTGGGCCAGTTCCCTGACATCAAG TCACGCATCGCCAAACGGGGGCGCAAGCTGGTGGACTACGACAGTGCCCGGCACCACTACGAGTCCCTTCAAACTGCCAAAAAGAAGGATGAAGCCAAAATCGCCAAG cctgtcTCGCTGCTTGAGAAAGCCGCCCCCCAGTGGTGCCAAGGCAAACTGCAGGCTCATCTCGTAGCTCAAACTAACCTGCTCCGAAATCAG GCCGAGGAGGAGCTCATCAAAGCCCAGAAGGTGTTTGAGGAGATGAATGTGGATCTGCAGGAGGAGCTGCCCTCCCTATGGAACAG CCGCGTAGGTTTCTACGTCAACACGTTCCAGAGCATCGCGGGCCTAGAGGAAAACTTCCACAAGGAGATGAGCAAG CTCAACCAGAACCTCAACGACGTGCTGATCAGCCTGGAGAAGCAGCACGGGAGCAACACCTTCACGGTCAAGGCCCAGCCCAG TGACAACGCGCCTGCAAAAGGGAACAAGAGCCCTTCACCTCCAGATGGCTCCCCTGCCGCCACCCCCGAGATCAGAGTCAACCACGAGCCAGAGCCAGCCGGCGGGGCCACGCCCGGAGCCACCCTCCCCAAGTCCCCATCTCAG CTCCGGAAAGGCCCACCAGTCCCTCCGCCTCCCAAACACACCCCGTCCAAGGAGGTCAAGCAGGAGCAGATCCTCAGCCTGTTTGAGGACACGTTTGTCCCTGAGATCAGCGTGACCACCCCCTCCCAG TTTGAGGCCCCGGGGCCTTTCTCGGAGCAGGCCAGTCTGCTGGACCTGGACTTTGACCCCCTCCCGCCCGTGACGAGCCCCGTGAAGGCACCCACGCCCTCCGGTCAG TCAATTCCCTGGGATCTCTGGGAG CCCACAGAGAGTCCAGCCGGCAGCCTGCCTTCCGGGGAGCCCAGCGCTGCCGAGGGCACCTTTGCTGTGTCCTGGCCCAGCCAGACGGCCGAACCGGGGCCTGCCCAA CCAGCAGAGGCCTCGGAGGTGGCGGGTGGGACCCAACCTgcggctggagcccaggagccagGGGAGACGGCGGCAAGTGAAGCAGCCTCC AGCTCTCTTCCTGCTGTCGTGGTGGAGACCTTCCCAGCAACTGTGAATGGCACCGTGGAGGGCGGCAGTGGGGCCGGGCGCCTGGACCTGCCCCCAGGTTTCATGTTCAAG GTACAGGCCCAGCACGACTACACGGCCACCGACACAGATGAGCTGCAGCTCAAGGCTGGCGACGTGGTGCTGGTGATCCCCTTCCAGAACCCTGAAGAGCAG GATGAAGGCTGGCTCATGGGCGTGAAGGAGAGCGACTGGAACCAGCACAAGGAGCTGGAGAAGTGCCGCGGGGTCTTCCCCGAGAACTTCACGGAGAGGGTCCCGTGA
- the BIN1 gene encoding myc box-dependent-interacting protein 1 isoform X3 produces MAEMGSKGVTAGKIASNVQKKLTRAQEKVLQKLGKADETKDEQFEQCVQNFNKQLTEGTRLQKDLRTYLASVKAMHEASKKLNECLQEVYEPDWPGRDEANKIAENNDLLWMDYHQKLVDQALLTMDTYLGQFPDIKSRIAKRGRKLVDYDSARHHYESLQTAKKKDEAKIAKAEEELIKAQKVFEEMNVDLQEELPSLWNSRVGFYVNTFQSIAGLEENFHKEMSKLNQNLNDVLISLEKQHGSNTFTVKAQPSDNAPAKGNKSPSPPDGSPAATPEIRVNHEPEPAGGATPGATLPKSPSQLRKGPPVPPPPKHTPSKEVKQEQILSLFEDTFVPEISVTTPSQFEAPGPFSEQASLLDLDFDPLPPVTSPVKAPTPSGQSIPWDLWEPTESPAGSLPSGEPSAAEGTFAVSWPSQTAEPGPAQPAEASEVAGGTQPAAGAQEPGETAASEAASSSLPAVVVETFPATVNGTVEGGSGAGRLDLPPGFMFKVQAQHDYTATDTDELQLKAGDVVLVIPFQNPEEQDEGWLMGVKESDWNQHKELEKCRGVFPENFTERVP; encoded by the exons GTTCTCCAGAAGCTAGGAAAGGCAGATGAGACCAAGGATGAGCAGTTTGAGCAGTGCGTCCAGAATTTCAACAAGCAGCTG ACTGAGGGCACCCGGCTGCAGAAGGATCTCCGGACCTACCTGGCCTCTGTCAAAG CCATGCACGAGGCTTCCAAGAAGCTGAATGAGTGTCTGCAGGAGGTGTATGAGCCCGACTGGCCTGGCAGGGATGAGGCAAACAAGATCGCAGAG AACAACGACCTGCTGTGGATGGATTACCACCAGAAGCTGGTGGACCAGGCGCTGCTGACCATGGACACGTACCTGGGCCAGTTCCCTGACATCAAG TCACGCATCGCCAAACGGGGGCGCAAGCTGGTGGACTACGACAGTGCCCGGCACCACTACGAGTCCCTTCAAACTGCCAAAAAGAAGGATGAAGCCAAAATCGCCAAG GCCGAGGAGGAGCTCATCAAAGCCCAGAAGGTGTTTGAGGAGATGAATGTGGATCTGCAGGAGGAGCTGCCCTCCCTATGGAACAG CCGCGTAGGTTTCTACGTCAACACGTTCCAGAGCATCGCGGGCCTAGAGGAAAACTTCCACAAGGAGATGAGCAAG CTCAACCAGAACCTCAACGACGTGCTGATCAGCCTGGAGAAGCAGCACGGGAGCAACACCTTCACGGTCAAGGCCCAGCCCAG TGACAACGCGCCTGCAAAAGGGAACAAGAGCCCTTCACCTCCAGATGGCTCCCCTGCCGCCACCCCCGAGATCAGAGTCAACCACGAGCCAGAGCCAGCCGGCGGGGCCACGCCCGGAGCCACCCTCCCCAAGTCCCCATCTCAG CTCCGGAAAGGCCCACCAGTCCCTCCGCCTCCCAAACACACCCCGTCCAAGGAGGTCAAGCAGGAGCAGATCCTCAGCCTGTTTGAGGACACGTTTGTCCCTGAGATCAGCGTGACCACCCCCTCCCAG TTTGAGGCCCCGGGGCCTTTCTCGGAGCAGGCCAGTCTGCTGGACCTGGACTTTGACCCCCTCCCGCCCGTGACGAGCCCCGTGAAGGCACCCACGCCCTCCGGTCAG TCAATTCCCTGGGATCTCTGGGAG CCCACAGAGAGTCCAGCCGGCAGCCTGCCTTCCGGGGAGCCCAGCGCTGCCGAGGGCACCTTTGCTGTGTCCTGGCCCAGCCAGACGGCCGAACCGGGGCCTGCCCAA CCAGCAGAGGCCTCGGAGGTGGCGGGTGGGACCCAACCTgcggctggagcccaggagccagGGGAGACGGCGGCAAGTGAAGCAGCCTCC AGCTCTCTTCCTGCTGTCGTGGTGGAGACCTTCCCAGCAACTGTGAATGGCACCGTGGAGGGCGGCAGTGGGGCCGGGCGCCTGGACCTGCCCCCAGGTTTCATGTTCAAG GTACAGGCCCAGCACGACTACACGGCCACCGACACAGATGAGCTGCAGCTCAAGGCTGGCGACGTGGTGCTGGTGATCCCCTTCCAGAACCCTGAAGAGCAG GATGAAGGCTGGCTCATGGGCGTGAAGGAGAGCGACTGGAACCAGCACAAGGAGCTGGAGAAGTGCCGCGGGGTCTTCCCCGAGAACTTCACGGAGAGGGTCCCGTGA
- the BIN1 gene encoding myc box-dependent-interacting protein 1 isoform X4, whose product MAEMGSKGVTAGKIASNVQKKLTRAQEKVLQKLGKADETKDEQFEQCVQNFNKQLTEGTRLQKDLRTYLASVKAMHEASKKLNECLQEVYEPDWPGRDEANKIAENNDLLWMDYHQKLVDQALLTMDTYLGQFPDIKSRIAKRGRKLVDYDSARHHYESLQTAKKKDEAKIAKPVSLLEKAAPQWCQGKLQAHLVAQTNLLRNQAEEELIKAQKVFEEMNVDLQEELPSLWNSRVGFYVNTFQSIAGLEENFHKEMSKLNQNLNDVLISLEKQHGSNTFTVKAQPSDNAPAKGNKSPSPPDGSPAATPEIRVNHEPEPAGGATPGATLPKSPSQLRKGPPVPPPPKHTPSKEVKQEQILSLFEDTFVPEISVTTPSQPTESPAGSLPSGEPSAAEGTFAVSWPSQTAEPGPAQPAEASEVAGGTQPAAGAQEPGETAASEAASSSLPAVVVETFPATVNGTVEGGSGAGRLDLPPGFMFKVQAQHDYTATDTDELQLKAGDVVLVIPFQNPEEQDEGWLMGVKESDWNQHKELEKCRGVFPENFTERVP is encoded by the exons GTTCTCCAGAAGCTAGGAAAGGCAGATGAGACCAAGGATGAGCAGTTTGAGCAGTGCGTCCAGAATTTCAACAAGCAGCTG ACTGAGGGCACCCGGCTGCAGAAGGATCTCCGGACCTACCTGGCCTCTGTCAAAG CCATGCACGAGGCTTCCAAGAAGCTGAATGAGTGTCTGCAGGAGGTGTATGAGCCCGACTGGCCTGGCAGGGATGAGGCAAACAAGATCGCAGAG AACAACGACCTGCTGTGGATGGATTACCACCAGAAGCTGGTGGACCAGGCGCTGCTGACCATGGACACGTACCTGGGCCAGTTCCCTGACATCAAG TCACGCATCGCCAAACGGGGGCGCAAGCTGGTGGACTACGACAGTGCCCGGCACCACTACGAGTCCCTTCAAACTGCCAAAAAGAAGGATGAAGCCAAAATCGCCAAG cctgtcTCGCTGCTTGAGAAAGCCGCCCCCCAGTGGTGCCAAGGCAAACTGCAGGCTCATCTCGTAGCTCAAACTAACCTGCTCCGAAATCAG GCCGAGGAGGAGCTCATCAAAGCCCAGAAGGTGTTTGAGGAGATGAATGTGGATCTGCAGGAGGAGCTGCCCTCCCTATGGAACAG CCGCGTAGGTTTCTACGTCAACACGTTCCAGAGCATCGCGGGCCTAGAGGAAAACTTCCACAAGGAGATGAGCAAG CTCAACCAGAACCTCAACGACGTGCTGATCAGCCTGGAGAAGCAGCACGGGAGCAACACCTTCACGGTCAAGGCCCAGCCCAG TGACAACGCGCCTGCAAAAGGGAACAAGAGCCCTTCACCTCCAGATGGCTCCCCTGCCGCCACCCCCGAGATCAGAGTCAACCACGAGCCAGAGCCAGCCGGCGGGGCCACGCCCGGAGCCACCCTCCCCAAGTCCCCATCTCAG CTCCGGAAAGGCCCACCAGTCCCTCCGCCTCCCAAACACACCCCGTCCAAGGAGGTCAAGCAGGAGCAGATCCTCAGCCTGTTTGAGGACACGTTTGTCCCTGAGATCAGCGTGACCACCCCCTCCCAG CCCACAGAGAGTCCAGCCGGCAGCCTGCCTTCCGGGGAGCCCAGCGCTGCCGAGGGCACCTTTGCTGTGTCCTGGCCCAGCCAGACGGCCGAACCGGGGCCTGCCCAA CCAGCAGAGGCCTCGGAGGTGGCGGGTGGGACCCAACCTgcggctggagcccaggagccagGGGAGACGGCGGCAAGTGAAGCAGCCTCC AGCTCTCTTCCTGCTGTCGTGGTGGAGACCTTCCCAGCAACTGTGAATGGCACCGTGGAGGGCGGCAGTGGGGCCGGGCGCCTGGACCTGCCCCCAGGTTTCATGTTCAAG GTACAGGCCCAGCACGACTACACGGCCACCGACACAGATGAGCTGCAGCTCAAGGCTGGCGACGTGGTGCTGGTGATCCCCTTCCAGAACCCTGAAGAGCAG GATGAAGGCTGGCTCATGGGCGTGAAGGAGAGCGACTGGAACCAGCACAAGGAGCTGGAGAAGTGCCGCGGGGTCTTCCCCGAGAACTTCACGGAGAGGGTCCCGTGA